The following proteins are encoded in a genomic region of Gossypium hirsutum isolate 1008001.06 chromosome D05, Gossypium_hirsutum_v2.1, whole genome shotgun sequence:
- the LOC107906459 gene encoding transcription factor IIIA isoform X2, with the protein MNQYQVGRPPEKLHQVSLGHTVWYLKRPFVCLVDDCHASYRRKDHLNRHLLQHQGKLFSCPIETCNSKFAFQGNMKRHVKEFHDEDSSSSDAASQKQYVCQEVGCGKVFKFSSKLKKHEDSHVKLDSVEAFCSEPSCLKYFTNEQCLKAHVQSCHQYINCQICGAKQLKKNIKRHLRSHESGVASERIKCDFGGCLHTFSTKSNLRQHVKAVHEELKPFACSFSGCGMRFSYKHVRDNHEKSALHVYVPGDFIESDEQFQSRPRGGRKRTCPTVEMLIRKRVAPPQMDTMMDPGSIQGCS; encoded by the exons ATGAATCAGTATCAGGTTGGGAGACCTCCTGAGAAGCTTCATCAAGTGAGCCTCGGTCACACTGTGTGGTACTTGAAG AGGCCATTTGTTTGTTTAGTTGATGATTGTCATGCTAGCTATAGGAGAAAAGACCATTTGAATCGTCACCTTCTTCAGCACCAAGGAAAACTTTTCAGTTGTCCAATTGAGACCTGCAATAGCAAATTTGCGTTTCAAGGCAACATGAAAAGGCACGTGAAAGAATTTCATGATGAAGATTCATCTTCCTCTGATGCTGCAAGCCAGAAGCAATATGTCTGCCAGGAAGTAGGATGTGGAAAAGTGTTCAAGTTTTCATCAAAGCTGAAAAAGCATGAAGATTCTCATG TTAAGCTGGATTCAGTTGAAGCCTTCTGTTCTGAACCAAGTTGCTTGAAATATTTTACTAATGAGCAATGCCTTAAGGCTCATGTGCAATCATGCCACCAATATATTAATTGTCAAATATGTGGGGCAAAGCAGCTGAAGAAGAACATCAAGCGGCACCTTCGATCACATGAATCAGGAGTTGCATCAGAAAGAATTAAGTGTGATTTTGGGGGTTGTCTCCATACATTTTCAACT AAATCAAATCTGCGTCAGCATGTCAAGGCTGTGCATGAAGAACTCAAGCCTTTTGCATGTAGCTTCTCTGGTTGTGGGATGAGATTTTCATACAAGCATGTCAGAGATAACCATGAGAAATCAGCGCTCCACGTTTATGTTCCA GGCGACTTCATAGAGTCGGATGAGCAGTTTCAGTCAAGGCCAAGGGGTGGGCGGAAAAGAACATGTCCCACTGTGGAAATGCTTATTCGAAAAAGAGTTGCTCCACCACAAATGGATACGATGATGGATCCAGGGTCTATTCAGGGTTGCTCTTAA
- the LOC107906456 gene encoding PTI1-like tyrosine-protein kinase At3g15890: MAFCSMICCGKGVDRKEKGKQQPTWRIFSLKELHSATNNFNYDNKLGEGGFGSVYWGQLWDGSQIAVKRLKVWSNKAEVQFSVEVEILARVRHKNLLSLRGYCAEGQERLIVYDYMPNLSLLSHLHGHHSSECHLDWSRRMNIAIGSAEGIAYLHHHSTPHIIHRDIKASNVLLDSDFQPQVADFGFAKFIPDGATHVTTRVKGTLGYLAPEYAMLGKASESCDVYSFGILLLELASGKKPLEKLSPTVKRPIAEWALPLASEGKFSELADPRLNGKYVEEELKRVVLVALVCADAQPEKRPTILEVVKLLKGESKEKLSELENSDLFKNPQSAVCNDEILASEESSDTIKEEEDS; the protein is encoded by the exons ATGGCGTTCTGCTCTATGATTTGTTGTGGGAAAGGCGTCGATCG GAAAGAGAAGGGAAAGCAGCAGCCGACATGGAGGATATTTTCATTGAAAGAATTACATTCAGCTAccaataattttaattatgacaACAAGCTTGGAGAAGGAGGATTTGGCAGTGTATATTGGGGTCAGCTATGGGATGGATCACAG ATCGCAGTTAAGAGGCTGAAGGTGTGGAGCAATAAAGCAGAAGTGCAGTTTTCGGTTGAGGTTGAGATATTGGCAAGAGTTAGACACAAGAATCTACTGAGTTTACGAGGATACTGTGCTGAAGGGCAAGAACGTCTGATTGTATACGACTACATGCCCAACCTAAGTTTGCTTTCACATCTTCACGGGCATCATTCATCAGAATGCCATCTTGATTGGAGTAGAAGGATGAATATCGCAATTGGCTCTGCTGAAGGAATTGC TTACCTTCACCACCATTCAACCCCACACATAATTCACAGAGACATCAAAGCTAGTAATGTGTTGCTAGATTCAGATTTCCAGCCTCAGGTTGCGGATTTTGGGTTTGCAAAATTTATCCCTGATGGTGCAACACATGTGACTACTCGAGTTAAGGGTACCCTTGGCTACCTTGCCCCTGAGTATGCTATGTTAGGAAAAGCTTCGGAGAGTTGTGATGTGTACAGTTTTGGCATTCTTCTGCTAGAGCTTGCCAGTGGCAAGAAACCCCTTGAGAAACTGAGTCCAACGGTGAAACGCCCGATTGCAGAATGGGCCCTCCCTCTAGCTTCTGAGGGGAAGTTCAGCGAATTGGCGGATCCAAGGTTAAATGGGAAGTATGTGGAAGAAGAGCTGAAAAGGGTTGTCCTAGTCGCACTTGTATGTGCTGACGCTCAGCCCGAGAAAAGACCTACCATCCTTGAAGTTGTCAAGCTGCTCAAGGGGGAGTCCAAAGAGAAATTAAGTGAACTAGAAAATAGTGATCTGTTCAAGAACCCGCAGTCTGCTGTTTGTAATGATGAGATATTGGCTTCCGAAGAGAGCTCAGACACAATTAAGGAAGAGGAGGATTCCTAA
- the LOC107906459 gene encoding transcription factor IIIA isoform X1 produces the protein MDEEKGERVSGPIFKDIRRYFCDHCGICRSKKSLITTHILTHHPEKIDNGGKEEEKVSTSNECQECGATFRKPAHLKQHLQSHSLERPFVCLVDDCHASYRRKDHLNRHLLQHQGKLFSCPIETCNSKFAFQGNMKRHVKEFHDEDSSSSDAASQKQYVCQEVGCGKVFKFSSKLKKHEDSHVKLDSVEAFCSEPSCLKYFTNEQCLKAHVQSCHQYINCQICGAKQLKKNIKRHLRSHESGVASERIKCDFGGCLHTFSTKSNLRQHVKAVHEELKPFACSFSGCGMRFSYKHVRDNHEKSALHVYVPGDFIESDEQFQSRPRGGRKRTCPTVEMLIRKRVAPPQMDTMMDPGSIQGCS, from the exons ATGGATGAAGAAAAAGGAGAAAGAGTATCAGGACCAATCTTCAAAGACATAAGGCGTTATTTCTGTGATCATTGTGGAATTTGCAGATCTAAGAAGTCTCTCATCACCACCCACATCCTCACCCACCACCCG GAGAAAATAGACAATGGAGGGAAGGAAGAAGAGAAAGTTTCCACGTCAAATGAATGCCAAGAATGTGGTGCTACTTTCAGGAAGCCTGCTCATTTGAAGCAACACTTGCAAAGCCACTCTCTCGAG AGGCCATTTGTTTGTTTAGTTGATGATTGTCATGCTAGCTATAGGAGAAAAGACCATTTGAATCGTCACCTTCTTCAGCACCAAGGAAAACTTTTCAGTTGTCCAATTGAGACCTGCAATAGCAAATTTGCGTTTCAAGGCAACATGAAAAGGCACGTGAAAGAATTTCATGATGAAGATTCATCTTCCTCTGATGCTGCAAGCCAGAAGCAATATGTCTGCCAGGAAGTAGGATGTGGAAAAGTGTTCAAGTTTTCATCAAAGCTGAAAAAGCATGAAGATTCTCATG TTAAGCTGGATTCAGTTGAAGCCTTCTGTTCTGAACCAAGTTGCTTGAAATATTTTACTAATGAGCAATGCCTTAAGGCTCATGTGCAATCATGCCACCAATATATTAATTGTCAAATATGTGGGGCAAAGCAGCTGAAGAAGAACATCAAGCGGCACCTTCGATCACATGAATCAGGAGTTGCATCAGAAAGAATTAAGTGTGATTTTGGGGGTTGTCTCCATACATTTTCAACT AAATCAAATCTGCGTCAGCATGTCAAGGCTGTGCATGAAGAACTCAAGCCTTTTGCATGTAGCTTCTCTGGTTGTGGGATGAGATTTTCATACAAGCATGTCAGAGATAACCATGAGAAATCAGCGCTCCACGTTTATGTTCCA GGCGACTTCATAGAGTCGGATGAGCAGTTTCAGTCAAGGCCAAGGGGTGGGCGGAAAAGAACATGTCCCACTGTGGAAATGCTTATTCGAAAAAGAGTTGCTCCACCACAAATGGATACGATGATGGATCCAGGGTCTATTCAGGGTTGCTCTTAA
- the LOC107906460 gene encoding SNF1-related protein kinase regulatory subunit gamma-like PV42a → MQQRKDEQEATAAKTTLRLLEKTVKDMLVDQGRLVEVPYTATLGDTMNALVALPVAAPPGQWIGASGSMILESDKQTGAVRKHYIGMVTMLDIVAYIADDDGSNDQTTDVANLEKKMMVPVSSIIGRSFEGLSLWTLNPNTNILDCMELFSKGIHRALVPMDSQMENIQGVELVESASSYKMLTQMDLLKFLKDHASELGEILSSSIKEIGCLNQNVYAITDRTKVIDAIKCLRTALLNAVPIVESSNDFEEDHRQLVDGEGRKPIGTFSATDLRGCHLSALQTWLPLRALEFTELVSRSPLFAFKEGVSAPKEMVSCQPQAALGEVIEKIVSKHVHRVWVVDEQGLLAGLVSLTDIVGALRVSLLSKIDVM, encoded by the exons ATGCAGCAACGAAAGGACGAGCAAGAAGCCACTGCCGCTAAAACTACTCTGCGGTTACTGGAGAAGACGGTGAAAGATATGCTGGTGGACCAGGGGAGACTAGTGGAAGTACCTTACACGGCCACGCTAGGTGACACCATGAACGCATTGGTGGCGCTACCGGTTGCTGCGCCTCCAGGGCAATGGATAGGGGCTAGTGGCTCAATGATTTTGGAGTCTGATAAACAGACGGGGGCTGTGCGGAAGCACTACATAGGGATGGTTACCATGCTTGATATTGTGGCATATATTGCTGATGACGATGGTAGTAATGATCAGACGACGGACGTTGCTAATCTTGAGAAGAAGATGATGGTGCCGGTATCGTCGATTATAGGGCGCAGTTTTGAGGGACTTAGCTTATGGACTTTAAACCCAAACACAAA CATTTTGGACTGTATGGAATTGTTTAGCAAGGGAATCCACAGGGCCTTGGTCCCAATGGACAGTCAAATGGAGAACATTCAAGGAGTTGAACTTGTGGAGTCTGCATCCAGCTATAAGATGCTTACACAAATGGACTTGCTGAAATTCCTCAAGGACCATGCCTCTGAATTGGGGGAGATATTATCAAGCAGCATAAAGGAAATAGGTTGCTTAAACCAGAATGTTTACGCCATTACCGATCGTACCAAAGTGATAGATGCCATCAAATGCTTGAGGACTGCTTTGCTCAATGCTGTCCCTATAGTTGAGTCCTCTaatgattttgaagaagatcACCGACAACTCGTAGAT GGCGAAGGAAGGAAGCCAATTGGAACATTTTCAGCAACAGATTTGAGGGGTTGCCATCTTTCGGCACTGCAGACATGGTTGCCTCTAAGGGCACTGGAATTCACCGAGCTAGTCTCAAGGAGCCCTTTATTTGCATTCAAGGAGGGGGTGTCGGCGCCAAAGGAAATGGTGAGTTGCCAGCCGCAGGCGGCCCTCGGAGAAGTAATTGAGAAGATCGTATCGAAGCATGTGCACCGAGTGTGGGTGGTTGATGAACAAGGATTACTTGCGGGGCTTGTTTCTCTCACCGATATAGTTGGAGCCCTCAGGGTTTCGTTGTTGTCAAAGATTGACGTCATGTGA
- the LOC107906457 gene encoding uncharacterized protein isoform X2, whose product MAKEQEENGNGSSSLLVELPLREAAEGFELEKAICSHGLFMLAPNHWDPISRSFSRPLRLTSPPLTVTVRISQPPTSSSSTLYLRVYGASSLSPPHRHSLLNQVSRMLRLSESEENKVREFRSIVEALHGEEEATEYLRSFSGRVFRSPTLFEDMVKCIILCNCQFSRTLSMAKALCELQFEIQHQISSSKAAEDDFIPKTPAGKESKRKLRVSKVSMRLESKFTESKVDNSVSDLQLSQEPLDFVGMGSFPSPEELANLDESFLAKRCNLGYRASRILKLGQGVVQGNIQLTQLEEDCKETSFSSYDKLSQRLRQIDGFGPFTCANVLMCMRFYHVIPADSETIRHLKQVHSKSCTVQTVGRDVELIYAKYAPFQFLAYWAEMWHFYGQRFGKLSELPVSDYKFITASNMKNKKIATRKRSKTSAEE is encoded by the exons ATGGCGAAGGAGCAGGAGGAGAATGGGAATGGCAGTAGCAGCTTGTTGGTAGAGTTGCCACTACGCGAAGCAGCGGAAGGATTCGAGCTAGAGAAGGCAATATGCAGCCATGGGTTATTCATGTTGGCCCCTAACCACTGGGATCCAATCTCCCGCTCCTTCTCTCGCCCTTTACGTCTCACTTCTCCTCCTCTTACAGTCACCGTCCGCATCTCTCAGCCGCCCACTTCTTCTTCTTCCACTCTCTACCTCCGCGTTTACGGTGCATCCTCCCTCTCTCCACCGCACCGCCACTCTCTTTTAAACCAGGTGTCTAGAATGCTGCGGTTGTCGGAGTCCGAGGAAAACAAGGTGAGAGAGTTTCGTAGCATTGTGGAAGCATTACATGGAGAAGAAGAAGCAACTGAGTATTTGAGGAGTTTCAGTGGGAGAGTCTTCAGATCCCCTACTCTATTTGAAGACATGGTCAAGTGCATTATTCTCTGTAACTGCCA GTTTTCAAGAACTTTGAGCATGGCTAAGGCACTTTGTGAGCTTCAGTTTGAAATTCAACACCAAATTTCTAGTTCAAAGGCTGCTGAAGATGATTTCATTCCTAAAACGCCCGCAGGGAAGGAGTCAAAGAGAAAGTTGAGGGTGTCTAAAGTTTCCATGCGTTTAGAAAGCAAATTCACAGAGTCCAAAGTAGATAATTCAGTGTCAGATCTTCAGCTTTCCCAAGAACCCCTTGACTTTGTAGGCATGGGAAGCTTCCCCAGTCCCGAAGAACTAGCAAACCTTGATGAAAGTTTTCTTGCAAAACGCTGCAATCTTGGCTACCGAGCAAGTCGAATATTGAAACTTGGGCAAGGGGTTGTCCAAGGCAATATTCAACTAACGCAACTGGAAGAAGATTGCAAGGAAACAAGCTTCTCCAGTTATGATAAGCTATCTCAGCGGCTGCGTCAAATTGATGGATTCGGTCCTTTCACATGTGCCAATGTGCTCATGTGTATGAGATTTTACCACGTGATTCCAGCTGATTCTGAAACTATCAGGCATTTAAAGCAG GTTCATTCAAAAAGTTGTACTGTACAGACTGTTGGAAGGGATGTTGAGCTTATCTATGCAAAATATGCACCATTTCAGTTCTTGGCGTATTG GGCAGAGATGTGGCACTTTTATGGGCAAAGGTTTGGAAAATTAAGTGAACTGCCTGTCTCTGATTATAAATTTATAACTGCTAGCAATATGAAGAATAAGAAGATAGCAACTCGTAAAAGGAGTAAGACATCTGCCGAAGAGTAA
- the LOC107906457 gene encoding uncharacterized protein isoform X1, whose product MAKEQEENGNGSSSLLVELPLREAAEGFELEKAICSHGLFMLAPNHWDPISRSFSRPLRLTSPPLTVTVRISQPPTSSSSTLYLRVYGASSLSPPHRHSLLNQVSRMLRLSESEENKVREFRSIVEALHGEEEATEYLRSFSGRVFRSPTLFEDMVKCIILCNCQAPPTFYRFSRTLSMAKALCELQFEIQHQISSSKAAEDDFIPKTPAGKESKRKLRVSKVSMRLESKFTESKVDNSVSDLQLSQEPLDFVGMGSFPSPEELANLDESFLAKRCNLGYRASRILKLGQGVVQGNIQLTQLEEDCKETSFSSYDKLSQRLRQIDGFGPFTCANVLMCMRFYHVIPADSETIRHLKQVHSKSCTVQTVGRDVELIYAKYAPFQFLAYWAEMWHFYGQRFGKLSELPVSDYKFITASNMKNKKIATRKRSKTSAEE is encoded by the exons ATGGCGAAGGAGCAGGAGGAGAATGGGAATGGCAGTAGCAGCTTGTTGGTAGAGTTGCCACTACGCGAAGCAGCGGAAGGATTCGAGCTAGAGAAGGCAATATGCAGCCATGGGTTATTCATGTTGGCCCCTAACCACTGGGATCCAATCTCCCGCTCCTTCTCTCGCCCTTTACGTCTCACTTCTCCTCCTCTTACAGTCACCGTCCGCATCTCTCAGCCGCCCACTTCTTCTTCTTCCACTCTCTACCTCCGCGTTTACGGTGCATCCTCCCTCTCTCCACCGCACCGCCACTCTCTTTTAAACCAGGTGTCTAGAATGCTGCGGTTGTCGGAGTCCGAGGAAAACAAGGTGAGAGAGTTTCGTAGCATTGTGGAAGCATTACATGGAGAAGAAGAAGCAACTGAGTATTTGAGGAGTTTCAGTGGGAGAGTCTTCAGATCCCCTACTCTATTTGAAGACATGGTCAAGTGCATTATTCTCTGTAACTGCCA AGCACCCCCTACATTCTATAGGTTTTCAAGAACTTTGAGCATGGCTAAGGCACTTTGTGAGCTTCAGTTTGAAATTCAACACCAAATTTCTAGTTCAAAGGCTGCTGAAGATGATTTCATTCCTAAAACGCCCGCAGGGAAGGAGTCAAAGAGAAAGTTGAGGGTGTCTAAAGTTTCCATGCGTTTAGAAAGCAAATTCACAGAGTCCAAAGTAGATAATTCAGTGTCAGATCTTCAGCTTTCCCAAGAACCCCTTGACTTTGTAGGCATGGGAAGCTTCCCCAGTCCCGAAGAACTAGCAAACCTTGATGAAAGTTTTCTTGCAAAACGCTGCAATCTTGGCTACCGAGCAAGTCGAATATTGAAACTTGGGCAAGGGGTTGTCCAAGGCAATATTCAACTAACGCAACTGGAAGAAGATTGCAAGGAAACAAGCTTCTCCAGTTATGATAAGCTATCTCAGCGGCTGCGTCAAATTGATGGATTCGGTCCTTTCACATGTGCCAATGTGCTCATGTGTATGAGATTTTACCACGTGATTCCAGCTGATTCTGAAACTATCAGGCATTTAAAGCAG GTTCATTCAAAAAGTTGTACTGTACAGACTGTTGGAAGGGATGTTGAGCTTATCTATGCAAAATATGCACCATTTCAGTTCTTGGCGTATTG GGCAGAGATGTGGCACTTTTATGGGCAAAGGTTTGGAAAATTAAGTGAACTGCCTGTCTCTGATTATAAATTTATAACTGCTAGCAATATGAAGAATAAGAAGATAGCAACTCGTAAAAGGAGTAAGACATCTGCCGAAGAGTAA
- the LOC107902758 gene encoding protein TOO MANY MOUTHS, with the protein MATYFTLFLVIFCAFFQLSRPFTVIMSDSGVPSTLIDGPQTGFSINKNGARTNPQEQDAVYDIMRATGNDWATDIPDVCRGRWHGIECMPDKDNVYHVVSLSFGALSDDTAFPTCDQTKSYLSESITKLPHLRTLFFYRCFTCNPQPIPKFLGQLGSTLQTLVLRENGHIGSIPAELGNLTRLRVLDLHKNNLNGSVPVSLGMITGLRSLDLSGNKLNGSIPAFSFPVLNVLDMSQNLLMGSIPFTLGSCQSLVKIDFSHNRLTGSIPDSFSGLKELILMDLSYNRLSGPFPTSLSSLTSLQALILKGNQMGSTAIPSDCFDGMKDLMILVLSNMNLHGPIPESLGRLNSLRVAYLDGNHFNGSIPSNFRDLKNVSELRLNDNHLTGPVPFGREMVWKMGRKLRLNNNSGLCYNANNGFEDAFDRGIGLCDAPKPGSARTVQHLSNNTNGDMTTTINVSAGAVRKTSVSVRLSQLASLFLFILLSLQGK; encoded by the coding sequence ATGGCTACATATTTCACTCTTTTCCTCGTCATCTTTTGTGCTTTTTTCCAACTCTCTAGGCCTTTTACAGTCATCATGTCGGATTCCGGCGTCCCCTCTACTCTCATCGACGGTCCTCAAACCGGGTTTTCGATTAACAAAAATGGGGCTCGGACCAACCCTCAAGAGCAAGATGCGGTTTACGATATAATGCGAGCCACGGGGAATGATTGGGCCACGGATATCCCCGACGTTTGCCGTGGGCGGTGGCACGGCATCGAGTGCATGCCGGACAAAGATAACGTTTACCACGTTGTTTCCTTGTCTTTCGGGGCATTGTCCGATGACACTGCTTTCCCTACTTGTGACCAGACAAAGTCTTACCTTTCAGAGTCCATTACCAAGCTTCCTCATCTTAGGACACTGTTTTTTTACCGTTGTTTCACTTGTAATCCTCAGCCAATCCCAAAGTTTTTGGGTCAATTGGGTTCCACGTTACAGACTTTGGTCCTTAGGGAAAATGGGCATATTGGTTCCATTCCTGCTGAACTGGGAAATCTTACTCGTTTAAGGGTTCTTGATCTTCACAAGAACAACCTTAACGGTTCGGTCCCTGTTTCATTAGGCATGATCACTGGCCTAAGGTCGTTAGATTTGAGTGGGAACAAATTAAACGGTTCAATTCCTGCTTTTAGCTTCCCGGTTTTGAATGTTTTGGATATGAGCCAAAATCTTTTAATGGGTTCAATTCCATTTACCCTTGGGTCATGCCAGTCTTTAGTCAAAATCGATTTTAGTCATAATCGTTTGACCGGTTCCATACCCGATTCTTTTAGTGGGCTAAAAGAGCTCATCCTAATGGATTTGAGTTATAATCGCTTGTCCGGCCCATTTCCAACATCACTCAGTAGCTTAACTTCCCTACAAGCTTTGATCCTCAAAGGCAATCAAATGGGATCAACTGCCATTCCTAGTGATTGCTTTGATGGAATGAAGGATTTAATGATCCTAGTTTTATCGAACATGAACTTGCATGGACCGATCCCCGAGTCATTAGGCCGGTTGAACAGCCTTCGGGTGGCTTATCTTGACGGAAATCACTTCAATGGGTCAATTCCAAGCAACTTCAGGGACTTGAAGAATGTTAGTGAACTAAGGCTGAATGATAATCACTTAACCGGCCCGGTTCCATTTGGAAGAGAAATGGTGTGGAAGATGGGGCGCAAGCTTAGGCTTAACAACAATTCAGGACTATGTTATAATGCAAATAACGGGTTTGAAGATGCCTTTGATAGGGGCATCGGTTTATGTGATGCACCTAAACCCGGTTCAGCAAGGACAGTGCAGCATTTGTCCAACAACACAAATGGGGATATGACAACAACAATAAATGTATCAGCTGGAGCAGTTCGTAAGACTTCAGTTTCTGTTAGGTTATCTCAGTTGGCATCactatttttgttcattttgctGTCTTTACAagggaaataa